GACACGGGTGTCACCAGCGCGATCAACCTCGCCAACACCCAGGCGAGCAACCCCTTCGGCGGGTTTGCCGCGGCCCACGCCAATGCGTCGGTCACGCTGGAGGCCACGAACACCGGCAAGAACCGCCTGCTGATCGGTTCGAGCCACGACCACTACACCTCCGGCGGCGCCCTGACGGCTTCCGGTGCGGCGATCCTATTTGAGAACAAGGCCAACCCGAACCACCAGCAAGTCGGGTTCGTCAGGGAGGTCGATGCCCCCGGCGTTCAGGCGACGACCTTCAGCGCCCCGTTCAACAGCGTCGGCGCCGCCGTGGTGCTGGTTGAACCACTGGCCGCAGCAGCCGGGGTGAAGACTCCGGTCAGCACATCGATCGACGCGCGGTGGAACGACAGGGTAGCGGTCGCCGGTGCGATCGACGCGCGCTGGAACGACCGGGCAACCGCCGCCGGTAACGTCGAGACCCGGTGGCACGACCGCACGAAAACCACCGGCTCGATCGACGCGCGCTGGAACGACAGGGCGAATGTCACCGGCAGTGTCGAGGCCCGGTGGCACGACAAGGCAGCCGTCGCCGGCCTGCTCGATGCCCGCTGGGACACGGCCTCGGCGACCGTTCGGGTGGCGGTTGGTTCCTCGATCGATGCGCGCTGGCACGACAGAACAGCCGTCGCCGATGCGGTTGATGCGCGCTGGAACGACAGGGCGGCCCTCAATGCCGCGCTGGATGCCCGCTACAACATCCGGACGACCGCAGCCTCGGCCGCGGATCTCCGCTACTCGATCCGCCAGACCATCGGCGAGATCGTCACGACACTCTGGCACGACCGGACAACCGTCTCTGCCGGCCGGGATTTCCGCTGGGACGACCGGACCACCCTGCCGGCGACCACGGAACTCCGCTACTCGATCCGCTCCGCCCTGCCCCAGTCGCTGGATGTCCGCTGGGATGATCGGGGTCGCGTCGGCCAGGGCGCGGAACTGCGCTGGAACATCCAGCAGACCATCTCCGCGTCGGCCGCCGCTCTGGAGATGTCCTGGCACGTCCGGGAGCGGGTCCAGCGGGACATCGATGCCCGCTTCGATGTCCGGGGTAAAGCCGCATCGCCGATCGATCTCCGCTGGCATGACCGCGCTCTCTCCGGCGTGCCGATCGATGTCCGCTGGGGCATCCGCCAGCCGATCGCCCAGGTGATCGAGCACCCGTGGGCCATTCGCGACCGGGTCGGTCTGCCGCTGGATCTCCTGTGGGACGACCGGGAGGCCGCCGGCCTGTCGGTGGACCTGCCCTATGATCTCCGCGCCACCATCGGCCGCCTGATCGACCTCCGCTGGAACGACCTCGCGATCGGCCAGGGCTCGACCCGCACGGTGATCCGCCTCACGGGTCAGCAGCCGGCCGGCATCCACCTGACCGGCGTCAACCCTGTCCAACCCCGGATGCTGACCGGCGTGGAGCTAAATACCCGGCTGACAGGGAAGGGCTCGTCATGAGGAATTTCAGCGCCACGGCAGGCGACACCATGCCGGTTTTCGTCATCATCACGGATCAGGCCGGTGCCGCGATGAACCTGACGGGCGTCACCGCGATCTGGCAGGCCAGCCAGGGCACGCCGGCCCGGTTCTCGCCGACGCCGGTGCTGACGAAGACGACCGACGCCGGCATCACGATCACCAACGCCGCGGCGGGGGAACTCCAGATCGACCTGGAGCCCGCGGACACGGTGTCGCTGTCGGGTGATTTCTATCACGAGCTTCAGCTAACCGATGCCAGCGGTGCCGTCACGACGCCGCTCAAGGGCGTCATGCACATTCGGAAGCAACTCGTCGTCGGAGGCGCGGCATGAGCTATCGCATCATCACGCCGGCCGCCGGCCTGCCGGTCTCCCTCGAAGACCTGAAAGCCCATCTGAGGATTGACCACGAGGACGAGGACGCGCTGCTGTTCGGCTACCTCGCCGCGGCAACCGGCCACGTCGAGACGATCCTGAACCGCCCGCTGCTGGCGACCGTGATGGAAACCGTCCTGCCGGGCTTCCCCTGCGGCCCGATCGATCTGCATGGTCGGACCATCGCGGTTGAATCCATCACCTATCTGGACGGCGCCGAAGTCGAGCAGACCGTGAACCCCTCGATCTACCGGCTCAGCACCGCCAGCGAACCCGGCCGGGTCTATCTCCGCACCAACGCGGTCTGGCCGGCCACCGCCTGCGCACCCGATGCGGTCCGCATCCGCTACCTCAGTGGCTTCGGCACCGACCCGAGCGATATTCCGGAAGCGATCCGCCATGCCCTGCTGCTCCTGGTGGCACTCTGGCACAGCGAGCGGCTTCCGGTTTCCGTCGGCGCCGCGGTGAACAAGATCCCGTTCGGCATCGAGTGCCTGATCGCGCCGTACAAGCTGGTGTCCTTCTGATGGCCCGGCAGATCCAGCCCGGTAACCTCTCGGAGCGCGTCCTCCTCCAGGCGGAGGTCCACACCCCCGACGGCGGTGGCGGCTATACCGTCGCCTGGACCACCGTCACGCCGCTGTGGGCCGAGGTGATCGCCCAGACGGGCAAGGCGGGCGAGGTCGTTCACGCGGAGCAGACCCAGCCGCGCGACCGCTACCGGATCACCATCCGGAACCGCCGGGGCATCACGGTTGATAACCGGCTGGTCTGGCGCGGCCTGGTTATGAACATCACCGACGCGGCCGATCCCGGCCCGCGGTCGGCGTTCCGGGTCATCGAGGTCGAATACGGCGGGCCGACCTGATGGCGAAGCGGTTCCTCGAAATCAACCCGAAGTTCCAGGCGTGGCTCCGCACCCTGCCGGACGATCTGACCGACGAACTCAAGGACACGATCGCTCATCAGGCCGACCTGCTCGCCACTCAGATGAAGCGCGAACTCAACGCCCGCGGCGCCGTCCGCACCGGCCAGTTGATCGCCTCGATCGGCGTCGCCCCGGCGGCCGACGGCACGTACATCAAGGATGGTCTGGCAGTCGAGGTCGGTGCCGGTTTCAAGAACCGGGGCAAGAAGCGGCGCCGGAATAGGATGTTGGCGAAGTTTATGGAGCACGGCACCCGTCACCACTCGGCCCGGCCTTTCGTCCGACCGGCGTTCGAGATCCGCAAGGCCAAGATCCTGGCCGCCCTCAAAGAGGCGACCGACCGGGTGATCCAACAGACAAGGGGGCGGTGATGCTGGCCGGCTGGAACCTTCAGAAAGCACTCTTCGCGCGGCTCGACAGCGCCCTGGCGGTGCCGGTCTACGACTTCGCGCCACCCGGCGCCCAGTGCCCCTATGTCAGCATCGGGGAGGAAACCGCGGTGCCGTTCGACGATAAGGCCACCGACGGCGCCGAGACCACGGTGGTGGTCCACACGTGGTCGGAGAGCCGGAGCCGTAAGGAAACCAAGGAACTCCAGGCCGCGGTCTACGCCGCCCTGCATAACTTCCCGCTGGTGGTCGAGGGCCACGAGACGATCCTGTGTCGCTGGGAGTACTCGGACAGTTTCCGGGACGAGGATGGCAAGACACAGCACGGTATTTCGCGGTTCAGGATCATCCTCTCTCCTACAGCCTAAATGAAACACCTCTCCCGATAAATAAAGGGCGGCTCCGACCGTCCTTTACCTTTTTATCTAGGGAGACATGACATGGCTGGACAGGCCGGAATTAATTGCCTTCTCAAGGTTGGCGACACCGCCACCGCTGCGACGACTTTCGCGGTCCTTGAAGGCCAGCAGAGCACTTCGTTCGACGGCTCGACCGCGGTCGCTGATACGACCGCGAAAGACAACGCAGGCTGGTCCACCAGCCTCGCCACCACCCGCTCGGGCACCGTCTCGGTCAGCGGCATCCTGTACACGACCCGTGCGGCTTTCAACAAGCTCCAGACCGCCTGGGCTGCCGGGACCAGCCACGACTGCCAGATCGTCTTCGACTCGGCCGGCGCGGGCTTCAAGGGCGCATTCACGGTGACCAGTCTGCAAATCACGGCTGAAACCCAGGATGTTACCAAGTACAGCTTGACGCTCGCTCCGGTTGCTGCCCTGACGGCGCTGCCGTAAGACCATGACCACTCCCAACCCCTACCGGGGCGAGGTCGTGGTGGAGCTTGACGGCCGCAGCTACGTGCTGCGGCCCAGCTTCCAGGCCATGGTCCAAATCGAGGTCGCCGCCGGTCGTGGACTGGTGCCGCTGACCCGCAGCCTGATGTCCGGCGAGATCCTCGTCACCGACATCGTGGCTGTCCTCCAAGGTGCGATCGACGCCGGTCTGCCGGCGGGCTCCAAGCGGATGACGCGGGACGAGATCGGCGAGGCGGTGTTCCGCGCCGGTGTCCTCGGACTGGTGCCGGCGATCGTGACCTTCCTGACCGGCTGCATCGCGGGCGGCACGGAAGCCTCGGAGGAGTCCGCGGGGGGAAATGCGTAGGCGGTAAGGGATCGGACCTGATTCCTTACCGCAAGTTTCTCGGCACCGCCTGCGGCGTCCTGCACTGGTCGGAGGATCAGTTCTGGACCAGCACGCCGCACACGTTCTTCGCCGCGATCACGGCGCTGAACGAGTTCAACGGCGGCGGCAAAGACAAGAAAACAGCCGACGACAGCGATCGAGAGGCAGCCTTCGCGGAATGGCGCCTGCGCGAGTTCGGCCCCGATCCGACGCTGGAACCCCCACCGGCGGATCATCACATCTAGGGAAAGGCCGCCATGGCGTCGGGTAGCAACAACACCAGCGATATTCTGGTCCGGATCGAGGCCACGACGGCCAAACTCCGCAGCGAACTCCAGCAGGCAGAGCGGTCGATCAACTCGGCGGCCTCCCGGATGGAGCGCGACGCCGCGCGGGCCGACAGGGCGGTCAGTTCGATCGGCTCCGGTCTCCAGTCCGCCCTGGGGGCTGCCGGTATCGGTCTGTCGGTCGCCGAGATCGGCCGCAGCATGGTCAAGACCATCGCCGAGTTCGAGCGGCTCGACGCCCGCATCCGCGGCATGACGACCAGCCAGGGCCAGTTCGAAGAGGAGCAGCGGTTCCTCAGTGCGACGGCCCAGCGCCTGGGTGTCGATCTCGCGACTCTCACGTCAAGCTACGCCGGCCTGTTGCAGGCCCAGAAGAGCGGCAAGATCACCGGCGAGCAGGCCAGGGCCATCCTGGAAGGCATGGCGAACGCCAGTGCTGCCACCGGTGCATCGTCCGAACAGCTAAAGCTCGTCTTCTTCGGATTGAATCAGGTGCTGGGTTCAGCAACTGTAACGATGGAAGACGTAAGGCAGACAACCGATCCGGTACCAGGACTCTTCGAGAAAGTCGCCCAGGCGGGTGGCAAGACCACCGGTGAACTCCGGAAAATGATCAGCGAGGGCAAGGTCTCCGCCGAGGTGTTCTCCAAGCTGCTGGTCCGCGCGTTAGAAGACTACGAAGGCGCCGCGGAGAAGGCCGCCGATGGCCTCAACGGCTCCTGGACGCGCGTCCAGAATAGCTGGACCGAGATGGTCCGGACGCTGGAAACCCCGATCAAGAACATGCTGGAGCCGATCCTGGACTCGGCCCGATCGGTGATGGACTTCTACCGGATCTACGGCGCCGAAGGCCACCTGCCGATGGAGCAGCGGAGTCCGGAGCGGCTGGAGTTCGGCAAGCGCAAGAACAAGCTGAACTGGGACCGGGCCAAGGAAGCCGGCGAGCCGACCGAGGAGTTCGAGAAGATCGATCGGCAGATCGATGCCCGCTTGGCTTTCCTGCGGGCCAAGCCGGTCGAGCCGGATAAGCCCACTGGCACCAAGCCGCCGATCGAGATCAAACCGACCGGCGAGAGCGAGGACGAGAAGAAGAAGCGCGAGCGCGAGGCGGCCCAGGCGGCCAAGCGGATCGAGGACACGATCGAGAACCTCCGGTTCGAGCGCGAGCAGTTGGGCCGAACTGCCGAGGAACAGGAGGTCTACAACGCGCTGAAGCGCGCGGGCGTCGAGGCCAACACCGAGGCGGGCAAGAAGATCGCCGAACTGGCGCGGGCCAAGTATGCCGAGGAGGAAGCCCTCAAGGCGACCAAGAAGGCGATCGAGGATGAGGCTGATCAGCGCGAGCGCGGCCAGGAGATCCTCAAAGCGACCATGACGCCGCTGGAGGCGTACATCGCCGCAGTGGCGGAATACAAGAAGTTGCTCGATGCCGGCGCGATAAGCCAGGGGACCTTCAACATGGCGGTCGCCGCGGCGGCTGCCGAGATGGACAACGCGACCAAGAAGACCAAGACCGTCACGGCCGAGATGGAATACCTGGAGGACTTCGGTTCCCAGGCATTCGATCGGATCGGTGCCGGCATCACGGATGCGATGCTCCAGGGCGAGGACGCGATGCTCTCGCTGAAGTCGGTCGGCATGGCGGTGATCTCGGAACTGATGCAGGAGTTTCTGAAGCTCAGCCTGATCAACCCGATCAAGAACAGCCTGTTCGACCTCGCCCTGCCGGTCCTCGGCAGCGTCGGCAGCGCGGCGATCAACGGCTACACCCACGGCTGGTCCAACATGGGCGGCGCCGGTGGGACCTATGGCGGGTTCGAGAACGGCCCGCAATACCGGGCCGAGGGTGGTCCGGTGATCGCGAACCGCCCGTATATCGTCGGCGAGAAACAAGCCGAACTCTTCGTGCCCCGCGTCAGCGGCACCATCATCCCGAAGGTTCCGAACCTGAGTGCGGCACCGGTGGCGGCGCCGGCCGGCGACACGATCCAGGTCCACCTCAATATCTCGACCGGCGTCCAAGCGACTGTCAGGGCTGAGTTGACCAACATGCTCCCGGCCATCACGCAATCGACCAAGGCAGCGGTCGCCAGCGCGCGTCAGCGCGGCGGGTCCTACAGCCGGGCCATGGGGAGATAAGAAGGAAAGGCCCTCTTTTGAAGGGGGCCTTCCCGCGCGTTGTTTTCAGGACTTCATCTTAATAGATCATTTGTAACAAGCCACCGGCAGCGATCAAAAGAAAGCTGATTGCATTGATGGAGTCCTTTTTCGTATTTGTCCAACCTTGGTTAGCATTTAGACCCCTGCTTCGCCCTATGGCTCGCCTAGAAAAGATAAAATCTCCCACAAGCCATAGTCCAGCGCCTAAAGCCACAAGTAACGACGCTACTATGAGTACGATCCCAGTTATTGATGTGGTTGACCAACCAACTATCAATATACCTACTATTCTACCTATCGCAACAAAAATGAACACTGTCATAATCACTGTATAGAGAAAAAACACTATTTCGAGAAATTTATTCCATGCTTGGGATAGCTTTCTTCGTAGTTCATCCGAAACACCGACGAGGCACCCGAAGAAAGCTCCCGCGACTTGTATACCAATACCAATTTTTGGGATGGGGATAGACCACAACCATTCAATGATACCGAACAATTTCCTAACCTTTCTTTTCTTGTGCTGGATTTTTCTTGCAGAGACAATCGTTATAGAAGTCAGAGGTTGTACGGTCAATCTGCGGCACGGTGTACTGGTCGCTTTTCTCGCACCGAAACCAGATCGCGATCAGCCAGCTAAATATCCGCATGGCAACTTATCCCCTCACCATGCCGACCACTCCGGCGCCCAGCCAGTGCTCGTTCTCTCTGAAGCGCGCGGTAGCGGTTTCGGAGTCACCATTTACTGGGCAGCAACAGGCGGTAGTTTACCCGTTCGAGTTGTGGACAGCAACTGTAACTCTCCCGCCGATGAAGCGAGCCCAGGCCGCCGAGTGGCAGAGCTTCTTTCTGCAATTGAAAGGCAGACGCGGCTCCTTTCTCATGTGGGACCCGGATGCCGTCACGCCCCGCGGTACCGCCCGCACAGTCAGCGTCCAGAGCGGAACCGTCCGGCAGAATACGATCCAGTTGAACAGCAACGGCACGCTGCTGAACGGCGACTACATCCAGATCTCCTCGGGCGGTGCGGCCCGCCTCCATATGGTGGTCGGCGGCGGCTGGTCCGGCAACGGGACCTACACGATCGAGCCGGCCCTGAAGGCCAGCTACTCGGCCGGAACCCCCGTGACAGTCGTCCGCGCCTGCGGCCTGTGGCGGTTGGACTCGAACGACATCGGGTGGGATGCCGACCGCAGTTCGCTGTATTCGTTCAGTTTCTCCTGCACTGAGGCGTTCTAACCATGGCGCGGACCCTCACGGCGCCGATGGAAGCGGCGACTCTCGCCGATACGATCTGCGCGATCCTTCTGGTCGAAGCCATGTTCGATAGCGGAGCCGTCAGGCTCTGGAGCGGTTTCGGCGACCTGTCGTGGAACGGCCAGACCTGGATCGGCGCCGGCAACTTGTTGGGCCTCGGCACGGTCGAGGAGTCCTCGGAACTGCGCGCCACCGGCCTCGACATTTCGCTCAGCGGTATCCCCTCGGACCTGTTGTCGTTGGCATTGAACGAGCCGTATCAGGATAGGCCGTGCAACGTCTATCTCGGTGCCCTGGATGTCAACACCGGCGCCCTTTTGGCTGATCCCTACCTAATCTTTGGTGGTAGAATGGACGTGATGCAGATCGACGATAGCGGCGAGACCGCACGGATCACGATCAGCGTCGAGTCCAAGCTCATAGACTTGGAGAGGTCGAGGGAAAGACGTTATGAAGATGCGGATCAACGCATCGACTGGCCGTCAGACCGTTTCTTCAAGTTCGTTCCGTCCATCCAAGACGCTGAGATAGTCTGGGGTCGTACCGCCTGACGCCTAAATAGGCTTATGCGATACGAAGACTGGCCCCTCCGCCTCCAAACCCTCCTCGATCAGGTCCGTCACCA
This is a stretch of genomic DNA from Skermanella sp. TT6. It encodes these proteins:
- a CDS encoding DUF3168 domain-containing protein, which encodes MLAGWNLQKALFARLDSALAVPVYDFAPPGAQCPYVSIGEETAVPFDDKATDGAETTVVVHTWSESRSRKETKELQAAVYAALHNFPLVVEGHETILCRWEYSDSFRDEDGKTQHGISRFRIILSPTA
- a CDS encoding phage tail tube protein — encoded protein: MAGQAGINCLLKVGDTATAATTFAVLEGQQSTSFDGSTAVADTTAKDNAGWSTSLATTRSGTVSVSGILYTTRAAFNKLQTAWAAGTSHDCQIVFDSAGAGFKGAFTVTSLQITAETQDVTKYSLTLAPVAALTALP
- a CDS encoding tape measure protein, giving the protein MASGSNNTSDILVRIEATTAKLRSELQQAERSINSAASRMERDAARADRAVSSIGSGLQSALGAAGIGLSVAEIGRSMVKTIAEFERLDARIRGMTTSQGQFEEEQRFLSATAQRLGVDLATLTSSYAGLLQAQKSGKITGEQARAILEGMANASAATGASSEQLKLVFFGLNQVLGSATVTMEDVRQTTDPVPGLFEKVAQAGGKTTGELRKMISEGKVSAEVFSKLLVRALEDYEGAAEKAADGLNGSWTRVQNSWTEMVRTLETPIKNMLEPILDSARSVMDFYRIYGAEGHLPMEQRSPERLEFGKRKNKLNWDRAKEAGEPTEEFEKIDRQIDARLAFLRAKPVEPDKPTGTKPPIEIKPTGESEDEKKKREREAAQAAKRIEDTIENLRFEREQLGRTAEEQEVYNALKRAGVEANTEAGKKIAELARAKYAEEEALKATKKAIEDEADQRERGQEILKATMTPLEAYIAAVAEYKKLLDAGAISQGTFNMAVAAAAAEMDNATKKTKTVTAEMEYLEDFGSQAFDRIGAGITDAMLQGEDAMLSLKSVGMAVISELMQEFLKLSLINPIKNSLFDLALPVLGSVGSAAINGYTHGWSNMGGAGGTYGGFENGPQYRAEGGPVIANRPYIVGEKQAELFVPRVSGTIIPKVPNLSAAPVAAPAGDTIQVHLNISTGVQATVRAELTNMLPAITQSTKAAVASARQRGGSYSRAMGR
- a CDS encoding HK97-gp10 family putative phage morphogenesis protein, which produces MAKRFLEINPKFQAWLRTLPDDLTDELKDTIAHQADLLATQMKRELNARGAVRTGQLIASIGVAPAADGTYIKDGLAVEVGAGFKNRGKKRRRNRMLAKFMEHGTRHHSARPFVRPAFEIRKAKILAALKEATDRVIQQTRGR
- a CDS encoding head-tail connector protein — its product is MSYRIITPAAGLPVSLEDLKAHLRIDHEDEDALLFGYLAAATGHVETILNRPLLATVMETVLPGFPCGPIDLHGRTIAVESITYLDGAEVEQTVNPSIYRLSTASEPGRVYLRTNAVWPATACAPDAVRIRYLSGFGTDPSDIPEAIRHALLLLVALWHSERLPVSVGAAVNKIPFGIECLIAPYKLVSF
- a CDS encoding phage head closure protein produces the protein MARQIQPGNLSERVLLQAEVHTPDGGGGYTVAWTTVTPLWAEVIAQTGKAGEVVHAEQTQPRDRYRITIRNRRGITVDNRLVWRGLVMNITDAADPGPRSAFRVIEVEYGGPT
- a CDS encoding GTA-gp10 family protein → MTTPNPYRGEVVVELDGRSYVLRPSFQAMVQIEVAAGRGLVPLTRSLMSGEILVTDIVAVLQGAIDAGLPAGSKRMTRDEIGEAVFRAGVLGLVPAIVTFLTGCIAGGTEASEESAGGNA